One genomic window of Halobellus limi includes the following:
- a CDS encoding DUF7385 family protein, translating to MGDQFDQHAVRHRMKLLRSDGDVTLYENRDGVECPACGDPFSRVLLTERRSHSFDLSETARLCVSREEDRLVVCTHDR from the coding sequence ATGGGCGATCAGTTCGATCAACACGCCGTCAGACACCGGATGAAGCTCCTCCGATCCGACGGCGACGTGACGCTGTATGAGAACCGAGACGGGGTCGAGTGTCCCGCCTGTGGAGATCCGTTCTCACGAGTCCTGCTCACCGAGCGCCGATCACACTCGTTCGACCTTTCGGAAACGGCGCGACTCTGCGTCTCTCGCGAGGAGGACCGGCTCGTGGTGTGTACACACGACCGCTGA
- a CDS encoding DUF7117 family protein, which translates to MRIRGRRRCKDCGREWSYYETGSVTCPDCGSLRSVGVGERERHTDSAVELDLSEHRAALGEHTDIDDVADELKTTLRDYVRQRGFVRGGELLTVDDTVLAAAELLHAVDVFERTRDPDEATRLYVLGLLRGADDGERPAPSAVPDPMTDARGLAYASVLSEFCSDLGTWLDDNPDPAASRVRETIDTHVTRVEAVHGDVPVESSEALVTASRELVAYLTEDDEAALSTARDRLSRLG; encoded by the coding sequence ATGCGCATCCGTGGTCGCCGCCGCTGCAAGGACTGCGGCCGGGAGTGGTCGTACTACGAGACGGGGAGCGTCACCTGTCCGGACTGCGGGAGCCTGCGGAGCGTCGGCGTGGGTGAACGGGAGCGACACACCGACAGCGCCGTCGAACTCGATCTCTCCGAGCACCGCGCCGCGCTCGGCGAGCACACCGACATCGACGACGTCGCCGACGAGTTGAAGACGACGCTGCGGGACTACGTCCGACAGCGGGGGTTCGTCCGCGGTGGGGAGCTGCTGACGGTCGACGACACGGTCCTGGCGGCCGCGGAACTGCTTCACGCCGTGGACGTTTTCGAGCGAACGCGCGATCCCGACGAGGCGACGCGCCTGTACGTCCTGGGGTTGCTCCGCGGCGCCGACGACGGCGAGCGTCCGGCCCCGTCGGCGGTCCCCGATCCGATGACCGACGCGCGCGGGCTGGCGTACGCGTCGGTGCTCTCGGAGTTCTGCTCGGACCTCGGCACGTGGCTTGACGACAACCCGGATCCGGCCGCCAGCCGGGTCCGCGAGACGATAGACACCCACGTCACGCGCGTCGAGGCGGTACACGGTGACGTCCCGGTCGAATCCTCCGAGGCGCTCGTCACCGCGTCGCGGGAACTCGTCGCGTACTTGACCGAGGACGACGAAGCCGCGCTCTCGACTGCGCGCGACCGACTCTCCCGGCTCGGGTGA